Proteins encoded within one genomic window of Tigriopus californicus strain San Diego chromosome 12, Tcal_SD_v2.1, whole genome shotgun sequence:
- the LOC131892093 gene encoding uncharacterized protein LOC131892093 has translation MRFRVLMHNIFNEYRVVTPSRYEEALIQCRPIYQKITQAIPVSSIRSNLFLVRVPHRRRYQRPTRKPAIPDRATTPIPTARPTMATIATIASTATTTTSTTTTQPRNLDPIQDENGTDIRGILSMEYPIPNEVPKHIHRDTFVLLSGKFAKIDKTKKYEVRHNLKDFEATSQHLQYCGKYYVQDVSDECDVEKVIRRGMHLCLTSTNDFVPNPEVEAHQGRKFKLFVSPKCSGVLSFAQKLRQCFCDEPRSFIVA, from the exons ATGCGCTTCCGAGTGCTAATGCACAATATCTTTAACGAGTACAGAGTAGTGACGCCCTCTCGTTACGAAGAGGCCCTTATACAGTGCCGCCCCATCTATCAAAAGATCACCCAGGCCATTCCGGTGAGCTCGATCCGATCCAATCTGTTCCTGGTCAGAGTGCCTCATCGAAGACGTTACCAAAGACCAACTCGCAAACCAGCCATTCCAGACAGGGCAACCACGCCCATCCCTACTGCCCGGCCCACCATGGCCACGATTGCCACAATCGCctccaccgccaccaccacaacTTCAACCACCACTACACAGCCTAGAAATTTGGATCCAATCCAAGATGAGAATGGAACGGATATCAGAGGGATTCTCTCCATGGAATATCCCATTCCCAATGAAGTGCCCAAGCATATCCATAGAG ATACGTTTGTGCTACTTTCCGGCAAATTTGCCAAGATTGACAAAACCAAGAAGTATGAAGTTCGTCACAatctcaaagattttgaagccACGAGCCAACATCTTCA GTACTGTGGTAAATATTACGTCCAAGACGTTTCCGACGAATGCGATGTGGAAAAGGTCATCCGCCGAG GGATGCATCTGTGTCTAACTAGTACCAACGACTTTGTTCCGAACCCGGAAGTGGAAGCGCACCAAGGGCGCAAGTTCAAACTATTTGTGAGCCCCAAATGCTCTGGGGTATTGTCATTTGCGCAGAAATTGCGACAATGCTTCTGTGATGAACCCCGATCATTCATTGTGGCCTAA
- the LOC131892151 gene encoding mucin-12-like: MTGIKLVVLILTCWDLWPSARSQYYPGGFSNSYSPSSSASFSSGESGSSSPWTTRARYPSQTKSSFPGNPTFGQRQGYGFGRPTTFSGSSSGFGDNSGYSGSLGSSLPSSYYSQPSYSSVSNPAYSSSPSDSYSNPSFSNDLDGFSSVPTNSKPQSFSQNSGSFSSNTGVFSSTSNSGGFSSNTGGFSSNTNQGFPSTSSSGGLSSSTPDENGFYIKYPDQETGQQYFEGDTLVIKDLSDTYSSYNNQEQQDLTALPTPKPPSNVVKIIGPNGQVSETIVTPSAEDNSIPNSYLPPPEVISIPSSPSSPLLQPLDLEVPTAQTDPNLGPIASPSDNETASEGLDSPSISIDQGKEPGIETTPAKDPEGDIDVNFGQDLGESNSLNFDGEVYAFDGPSEAPQEIDNAVDENDLSITEKEPTPDLEPSNLDELTFGKPSVNSLDLNDIPVEPVRQASDTTFVTVTDEPSGSMCPNNATCIRWIHCKSNNGKFAGMCGFGEFNVCCMSDRDLSHLVGVHHPTPSETTTRRIPVPNVPEQELPISSTSEAAPQDVSGSTSTSSTTPTGSTTDAIPITFSTASPTITTEVTTTTTVASTTASTTTTSITTPVPTTPTTPTNPAVTSSTPRSTPTTQPSSIVPTDTSTAAVFQPPVQTPSDHTFYQIPSQEYTKPFTYDYTKFMSSSTSGDSYHANHHHKYKYPTYAPHTSKIPDFGSALYSSQSTITKVKDKARPQGFDEALFSQPQSTTTTASTTTKTTTTTTSKPTRTRFKVRPFAFDTNRFGFGNNAPSCSAAMLCVKKSFCSLLGEVMEKPQQLSDMVRLFSGVPLITCNPVRKSSAQPSDESNSVDSGGDQDEIHVCCRDTNYFDPWP, translated from the exons ATGACAGGCATCAAATTAGTGGTTCTCATCCTGACTTGTTGGGACCTGTGGCCCTCAGCTCGATCCCAATACTATCCCGGAGGATTTTCGAACTCATATTCGCCCTCGTCTTCAGCCTCATTTTCCAGTGGAGAAAGCGGTTCATCTTCTCCATGGACGACTCGAGCTCGCTATCCATCCCAAACCAAGAGCTCGTTCCCTGGAAATCCCACCTTTGGACAA CGTCAGGGCTATGGATTTGGCCGCCCCACTACCTTCAGTGGATCTTCCAGTGGTTTTGGCGATAATTCGGGTTATTCG GGCTCCTTGGGATCTTCTTTGCCGTCGTCGTATTACTCCCAACCCAGTTATTCCTCGGTGTCCAATCCCGCCTATTCTTCCTCCCCCTCGGATTCTTACTCCAATCCTAGTTTCTCCAATGACTTGGATGGATTCAGCTCGGTTCCCACCAATTCCAAACCACAGAGCTTCAGTCAAAATTCGGGATCTTTCAGCTCCAACACGGGTGTATTCAGTTCCACCTCCAATTCCGGGGGATTCAGCTCAAATACGGGTGGTTTTTCCTCGAACACCAATCAAGGTTTCCCATCGACCTCGAGTTCCGGAGGATTGAGTTCCAGTACTCCCGATGAAAATGGGTTTTACATCAAGTACCCTGACCAAGAGACCGGACAGCAATACTTCGAAGGCGACACTTTGGTCATCAAAGACTTATCAGACACCTACAGCAGCTACAACAACCAAGAGCAACAAGATCTCACAGCATTGCCCACTCCCAAGCCTCCCTCCAATGTCGTGAAGATCATCGGCCCCAATGGCCAAGTGTCCGAGACAATCGTGACCCCCAGTGCAGAGGACAATTCGATTCCGAACTCGTATCTCCCACCTCCGGAAGTGATTTCGATTCCCTCATCTCCATCTTCGCCTCTCCTTCAACCACTTGATTTGGAAGTGCCGACCGCTCAAACCGATCCCAATCTGGGTCCAATTGCGAGTCCCTCGGACAATGAAACTGCCTCCGAGGGTTTAGACTCACCCAGTATTTCTATCGATCAAGGAAAAGAACCGGGGATCGAAACTACCCCAGCAAAAGACCCCGAGGGAGATATTGATGTCAACTTTGGACAGGACCTGGGGGAAAGCAATTCTCTAAATTTCGATGGAGAAGTATACGCCTTTGATGGCCCAAGTGAGGCTCCCCAAGAGATTGACAATGCCGTCGATGAGAATGATCTTAGCATCACTGAGAAGGAACCGACTCCTGACCTGGAGCCATCTAACCTAGATGAACTCACTTTCGGCAAGCCAAGTGTCAACAGTTTGGATCTGAATGACATCCCTGTGGAACCAGTGAGACAAGCCAGCGACACCACCTTTGTTACCGTCACGGACGAACCAAG TGGTTCCATGTGTCCCAACAACGCTACATGCATCAGGTGGATCCATTGTAAGAGCAATAATGGCAAATTTGCTGGCATGTGCGGTTTTGGTGAGTTCAACGTGTGCTGCATGTCAGACCGGGATCTTTCCCATTTGGTCGGAGTTCATCATCCCACCCCTTCGGAAACCACAACTAGGAGAATACCCGTTCCCAATGTCCCTGAGCAAGAGCTACCCATTTCAAGCACTTCTGAAGCAGCGCCACAG GATGTTAGTGGATCCACATCGACCAGTTCTACCACCCCGACAGGTTCCACCACCGACGCAATCCCAATCACATTTAGTACTGCTTCACCTACTATCACCACGgaagtaacaacaacaactacagtTGCATCCACCACAGCCTCAACAACGACAACTTCTATCACCACTCCAGTCCCAACCACACCTACAACACCAACAAATCCTGCAGTCACATCATCAACGCCACGATCAACACCCACGACTCAACCAAGCTCCATCGTCCCGACAGACACCTCAACAGCGGCAGTGTTCCAACCTCCTGTTCAGACGCCCTCCGACCACACCTTCTATCAGATTCCCAGCCAAGAGTACACCAAACCTTTCACTTATGATTACACCAAATTCATGTCTTCATCCACGAGCGGCGATAGTTATCATGCCAATCATCATCACAAATACAAGTATCCCACGTATGCTCCTCATACATCCAAGATCCCGGATTTTGGAAGCGCCCTCTACTCTTCGCAGAGCACCATCACAAAAGTGAAGGACAAGGCTCGGCCTCAAGGTTTTGACGAAGCCTTGTTCAGCCAACCGCAATCCACAACTACCACCGCTTCTACCACCACTAAAACAACGACCACGACGACCTCAAAGCCAACCAGGACCCGGTTCAAAGTGCGACCGTTCGCATTTGACACCAATCGGTTTGGTTTCGGCAATAACGCCCCGTCTTGCTCGGCAGCCATGCTTTGCGTTAAAA AGAGTTTTTGCTCGTTACTGGGGGAAGTAATGGAGAAACCACAACAGCTGTCGGACATGGTAAGGCTCTTCTCGGGGGTGCCTTTAATCACTTGTAATCCCGTGCGGAAATCGTCTGCCCAGCCCTCTGACGAAAGCAACAGCGTGGACAGTGGCGGCGACCAAGATGAAATCCACGTGTGTTGTCGGGACACAAATTACTTCGATCCATGGCCTTAA